The Gallus gallus isolate bGalGal1 chromosome 3, bGalGal1.mat.broiler.GRCg7b, whole genome shotgun sequence genome window below encodes:
- the POU3F2 gene encoding POU domain, class 3, transcription factor 2 yields the protein MATAASNHYSLLASGSPMVHAEPPGGMQPGGGYRDAGALVQADYALQSNGHPLSHAHQWIAALSHGGPGGGGGGGGGGGGGGGGGGEAPWAAAGALGPPDIKPAAVQAAPRGDELPPPQHPPPPGRAPHLVHHGGGGGGHHAAWRAGGAAHLPPGMAAANGAAQAGLLYPQPPGFTVNGMLGAAQPALHHHGLRDAHDEAPGPPAPPHHGAEHPHGPHPAGGGGPGGGGAAAAGGPHHEAHSDEDTPTSDDLEQFAKQFKQRRIKLGFTQADVGLALGTLYGNVFSQTTICRFEALQLSFKNMCKLKPLLNKWLEEADSSSGSPTSIDKIAAQGRKRKKRTSIEVSVKGALESHFLKCPKPSAQEITSLADSLQLEKEVVRVWFCNRRQKEKRMTPPGGTLPGAEDVYGPSRDTPPHHGVQTPVQ from the coding sequence ATGGCGACCGCAGCCTCCAACCACTACAGCCTGCTCGCCTCCGGCTCGCCCATGGTGCACGCCGAGCCGCCCGGCGGCATGCAGCCCGGCGGCGGCTACCGCGACGCGGGCGCGCTGGTGCAGGCGGACTACGCGCTGCAGAGCAACGGGCACCCGCTGAGCCACGCTCACCAGTGGATCGCCGCGCTGTCCCACGGcggccccggcggcggcggcggaggagggggcggcggcggcggagggggcggcggcggcggcgaggcGCCCtgggcggcggcgggcgcgcTGGGCCCGCCCGACATCAAGCCGGCCGCGGTGCAGGCGGCCCCGCGCGGCGACGAGCTGCCGCCGCCGCAGcacccgccgccgccgggccgaGCGCCGCACCTGGTGCAccacggcggcggcggcggcgggcacCACGCGGCgtggcgggcgggcggcgcggcgcacCTGCCGCCGGGCATGGCCGCGGCCAACGGCGCGGCGCAGGCGGGGCTGCTGTACCCGCAGCCGCCCGGCTTCACCGTCAACGGCATGCTGGGCGCCGCGCAGCCCGCCCTGCACCACCACGGCCTGCGCGACGCCCACGACGAGGCTCCCGGGCCGCCCGCGCCGCCGCACCACGGCGCCGAGCACCCGCACGGGCCGCACCCCGCGGGCGGAGGagggccggggggcggcggagcggcggcggcgggagggccGCACCACGAGGCGCACTCGGACGAGGACACGCCGACCTCGGACGACCTGGAGCAGTTCGCCAAGCAGTTCAAGCAGCGGCGGATAAAGCTGGGATTTACCCAAGCGGACGTGGGGCTGGCGCTGGGCACGCTGTACGGCAACGTCTTCTCGCAGACCACCATCTGCCGCTTCGaggccctgcagctcagcttcaAGAACATGTGCAAGCTGAAGCCTTTGTTGAACAAGTGGTTGGAGGAGGCGGACTCCTCCTCGGGCAGCCCCACCAGCATAGACAAGATCGCGGCGCAGGGCCGCAAGCGGAAAAAGCGCACCTCCATCGAGGTGAGCGTCAAGGGCGCGCTGGAGAGCCACTTCCTCAAGTGCCCCAAGCCCTCGGCGCAGGAGATCACCTCGCTGGCGGACAGCCTTCAGCTGGAGAAGGAGGTGGTGAGAGTGTGGTTTTGTAACAGGAGACAGAAGGAGAAGCGCATGACGCCGCCCGGGGGGACGCTGCCGGGCGCCGAGGACGTGTACGGGCCCAGCAGGGACACGCCGCCGCACCACGGGGTGCAGACCCCCGTGCAGTGA